A window of Christiangramia forsetii KT0803 contains these coding sequences:
- a CDS encoding S41 family peptidase, with protein MKIYNYLMLFVLAGGLFTSCDKNDDTIDEIDDSTTGVEQTLELEIKNFEYEAMDIWYLYKDEIPEYNDDFFANQEELNVWLDEFDSPESLFYDGLVYQYEVVDEFSWIVDDYEALENRFAGVSTGTGLDYGLSRYCTGCDEVLGYVRYVIPNTPAAEAGFERGMVFTEIDGQQITVSNFQTLLAPETLTFGLGEIGEGDIVSTDQTITVTKATINENPVHVAKTLNVDGIKVGYLMYNSFTADYDDELNEAFAQFQADGITELVLDLRYNGGGRVSSAVALASMITGQFENEVIIRTRYNSFLESQFDEDDKVTRFNSKLNNGAQVNSLNLNKVYVLATGSSASASELIINGLAPYIDVEHIGTKTVGKVQASVTLYDAEFPYTNKNRINTEHKYALQPLISTSVNADGNAFPEGLIPDIEQQEFISTYGTLGDPSEPLLAVALNEISPGSTRSALEFSKAYMPVRLVSEKGAESPDYQKMYVDEVSLPKLKQKNN; from the coding sequence ATGAAAATATATAACTATTTAATGCTTTTTGTCCTGGCTGGAGGTCTTTTTACCTCCTGTGATAAAAACGATGATACTATCGATGAGATAGATGATTCAACAACCGGAGTTGAACAGACGCTGGAACTGGAAATTAAAAATTTTGAGTATGAAGCGATGGATATCTGGTATTTGTACAAAGATGAAATTCCGGAGTATAACGACGATTTTTTCGCCAATCAGGAAGAATTAAACGTATGGCTGGATGAATTTGATTCTCCTGAAAGTCTTTTTTATGACGGATTAGTTTATCAATACGAGGTAGTTGATGAATTTAGCTGGATTGTTGATGATTATGAAGCATTGGAGAACCGTTTTGCAGGTGTAAGCACCGGTACCGGTTTAGATTACGGTCTGTCCCGTTATTGTACTGGTTGTGATGAAGTTTTAGGTTATGTACGTTATGTTATTCCTAATACTCCGGCTGCTGAGGCTGGATTCGAAAGAGGAATGGTTTTTACTGAAATTGACGGGCAACAAATAACTGTTTCCAATTTTCAAACTTTATTAGCTCCTGAAACCCTGACTTTTGGTCTTGGCGAAATTGGAGAGGGTGATATTGTAAGTACAGATCAAACCATTACTGTAACCAAAGCTACTATAAATGAAAATCCCGTACATGTTGCTAAAACTCTAAATGTAGATGGCATCAAGGTTGGATATTTAATGTATAACAGTTTTACTGCTGATTATGATGATGAATTAAATGAGGCATTTGCACAGTTTCAAGCAGATGGTATTACTGAATTGGTTCTGGATTTGCGTTATAATGGAGGTGGTCGAGTTTCCTCTGCCGTAGCTCTGGCAAGTATGATTACTGGTCAATTTGAAAATGAAGTGATCATTAGAACGAGATATAACAGTTTTCTGGAATCTCAATTTGATGAAGACGATAAGGTAACCCGTTTTAATTCTAAGCTAAATAATGGTGCTCAGGTGAATAGTCTTAATTTGAATAAAGTATATGTACTTGCCACTGGTTCATCTGCGTCGGCAAGTGAATTAATAATTAATGGTTTAGCTCCGTATATTGATGTAGAGCATATTGGAACCAAAACTGTTGGTAAAGTTCAGGCGTCAGTGACGTTATACGATGCAGAGTTCCCATATACTAATAAAAATCGTATAAACACTGAACATAAATATGCTTTGCAACCATTAATTTCTACTTCGGTTAACGCGGACGGGAATGCATTCCCTGAAGGGCTCATTCCGGATATTGAGCAACAGGAGTTTATTAGTACTTATGGAACCTTAGGAGATCCAAGTGAACCTTTGCTTGCAGTTGCTCTTAATGAGATTAGCCCGGGCTCTACAAGATCTGCATTAGAGTTTTCAAAAGCATATATGCCGGTAAGATTGGTTAGTGAGAAAGGTGCAGAATCACCTGATTATCAAAAAATGTATGTTGATGAAGTAAGCTTGCCAAAATTAAAACAGAAAAATAATTAG
- a CDS encoding RNA polymerase sigma factor, whose translation MKESTFLNIINPVKDKMYRMALRLLTSKEAAEDATQEAILKLWNRKDKINHYANIEAFAMTMTKNYCLDQLKLKQNNNLRIVHQNYESKNTSLQSEIEVNDEMEWLGKIVATLPEQQKMVFQLRDIEHYEYDEIAKIMEMKQTAIRVALSRARKAIRENLIKKHNYGIR comes from the coding sequence ATGAAAGAAAGTACCTTCCTGAATATTATAAATCCTGTAAAGGATAAAATGTATCGAATGGCTCTTAGACTGTTAACTTCTAAAGAAGCAGCCGAAGATGCTACTCAGGAAGCGATTCTGAAATTATGGAACCGTAAAGATAAAATCAATCATTATGCCAATATTGAAGCTTTTGCAATGACGATGACTAAAAACTACTGTTTAGATCAGTTAAAGTTGAAACAGAATAATAATCTTAGAATAGTACATCAGAATTATGAAAGTAAAAATACCTCTCTTCAATCTGAAATTGAAGTCAATGATGAAATGGAGTGGTTAGGCAAGATTGTTGCCACATTGCCAGAACAACAGAAGATGGTATTTCAGTTAAGGGATATAGAACATTATGAATATGATGAGATTGCCAAAATTATGGAAATGAAGCAGACCGCCATTAGAGTAGCTTTGTCCAGGGCTAGAAAAGCAATCAGAGAAAATTTAATTAAGAAACATAACTATGGAATTAGATAA
- a CDS encoding DUF4252 domain-containing protein produces the protein MNRLVITLLLAIAPMLSQSQNFDKYEDMKEVDAMVMTSKMFKMLAKVDLSENDPEAREYMKLIENLDRIQIYKSSNANIMSQMETDVKSYLQKGSLEELMRVNDNGQNIKFYSLPGKNDNYVRELFMFLEGSENDKPMTVILSITGEIDLSQLSKLTSDLKVPGAEQLKKANKKS, from the coding sequence ATGAATAGATTAGTAATTACCCTCCTGTTAGCCATTGCTCCTATGCTTTCGCAATCTCAGAATTTTGACAAGTATGAAGATATGAAAGAGGTAGATGCCATGGTAATGACCAGTAAAATGTTTAAAATGCTGGCAAAAGTGGACTTAAGTGAAAACGATCCGGAGGCTAGAGAGTATATGAAGCTTATTGAGAATCTAGATCGTATCCAGATCTATAAGTCCTCAAATGCCAATATAATGTCTCAGATGGAAACCGATGTGAAATCTTACCTTCAAAAAGGTTCTTTGGAAGAATTGATGAGAGTGAATGATAATGGCCAGAATATTAAATTCTATTCATTACCAGGTAAGAATGATAATTATGTTAGAGAATTGTTTATGTTTCTTGAAGGTTCTGAAAATGATAAGCCAATGACCGTGATTTTAAGTATTACCGGTGAAATTGATTTATCACAACTATCTAAGTTAACATCAGATCTTAAAGTGCCAGGAGCTGAACAGTTAAAGAAAGCAAACAAAAAATCATAG
- a CDS encoding DUF4252 domain-containing protein: MKSFKFLFAILFMAVLASCNNEQSLQKYYVENQEDTDFLALDIPTSMFANSSSLEVEEKETMESIKKINVLALKKEEDPDKFEEEKVKLDKIFKDEKYQLLMKYGGGNRKAALYFTGKEDAIDELIVYGYDDEKGLGVARVLGENMNPQKIMELMKSLDGDDINVEGIKDLSEIFGNSSKEKDSIRIESKIEIGDKAEDALKKNDTTKM; this comes from the coding sequence ATGAAATCATTTAAATTTTTATTCGCAATACTATTTATGGCTGTTCTAGCTTCCTGTAATAATGAGCAGTCACTTCAAAAGTATTATGTGGAGAATCAGGAAGACACAGATTTTCTCGCTTTAGACATCCCTACGAGTATGTTTGCGAATAGTTCTTCACTCGAGGTTGAGGAGAAAGAGACTATGGAGAGCATTAAAAAGATCAATGTTTTAGCTCTGAAAAAAGAAGAAGATCCTGACAAATTTGAAGAGGAGAAAGTGAAACTGGACAAAATCTTTAAAGATGAGAAATACCAGTTGTTAATGAAGTACGGTGGCGGAAATAGAAAAGCTGCTCTCTATTTTACCGGGAAGGAAGATGCTATAGACGAATTAATTGTGTACGGATATGATGATGAGAAGGGGCTAGGGGTCGCAAGAGTTTTAGGAGAGAATATGAATCCTCAAAAGATCATGGAGCTTATGAAATCCCTGGATGGTGATGATATAAATGTAGAAGGAATTAAAGACCTTAGTGAGATTTTTGGAAATTCTTCTAAAGAAAAGGATTCTATTAGAATTGAGAGCAAAATTGAAATTGGAGATAAAGCAGAAGATGCTTTAAAAAAAAATGATACTACTAAAATGTAG
- the purB gene encoding adenylosuccinate lyase, whose product MTSLSAISPIDGRYRSKIEKLSAYFSEEALIKYRILVEVEYFIALYEEKLPQLQDVDTENFKKLRELYKNFTPLDAQAIKKIEKITNHDVKAVEYFLKEEFDKLGMETSKEFIHFGLTSQDINNTAIPLSLKEAIEEVYMPSINEVVEKLESLASEWKDIPLLARTHGQPASPTRLGKEIKVFAIRLKEQIKLLNQVPHAAKFGGATGNYNAHKVAYPDTDWKKFGSNFVEKKLGLHHSFPTTQIEHYDHTAALFDALKRINTILLDLDRDIWTYVSMDYFKQKIKKGEIGSSAMPHKVNPIDFENSEGNLGIANAIFEHLAAKLPVSRLQRDLTDSTVLRNIGVPVGHTIIAFKSTLKGLNKLLLNKEKLNEDLENNWAVVAEAIQTILRREGYKNPYEALKGLTRTNERITEKSMQEFIDQLDVSDDIKKELHKITPQNYTGI is encoded by the coding sequence ATGACATCCCTTTCTGCAATTTCACCTATAGATGGTCGATACAGGTCTAAAATCGAAAAACTTTCAGCCTATTTTAGTGAAGAAGCCCTTATAAAATACCGAATTCTTGTTGAAGTTGAATATTTCATAGCTCTATACGAAGAAAAGCTACCTCAACTACAAGATGTTGACACCGAAAACTTCAAAAAATTAAGGGAGTTGTATAAGAATTTCACTCCGCTTGATGCACAAGCAATAAAAAAGATTGAAAAGATCACTAATCATGATGTGAAGGCCGTAGAATACTTTCTTAAAGAAGAGTTCGATAAACTTGGAATGGAAACTTCCAAGGAATTTATACATTTTGGTCTTACTTCTCAGGACATCAATAACACGGCTATTCCTTTGAGCCTAAAAGAGGCTATTGAGGAAGTTTATATGCCTTCTATTAACGAGGTTGTTGAGAAATTAGAATCTCTTGCTTCTGAATGGAAAGATATTCCTCTTTTAGCCAGGACACATGGTCAGCCGGCTTCCCCTACTCGTCTGGGTAAAGAGATTAAAGTATTTGCAATAAGACTGAAGGAGCAAATTAAACTTTTGAACCAGGTACCACACGCAGCTAAATTTGGTGGTGCTACAGGAAATTATAACGCTCACAAAGTGGCTTACCCCGATACCGACTGGAAAAAATTCGGCAGCAATTTTGTTGAAAAGAAACTGGGTTTACATCATTCTTTTCCTACTACCCAAATTGAACATTACGATCATACCGCAGCTTTGTTTGATGCTTTAAAAAGAATCAATACTATTTTATTAGATCTGGATCGAGATATCTGGACTTATGTCTCTATGGATTATTTTAAACAAAAGATAAAAAAAGGGGAAATAGGTTCATCTGCAATGCCACATAAGGTAAATCCTATTGATTTTGAAAATAGTGAAGGTAACCTGGGAATTGCTAATGCGATCTTTGAACACCTGGCAGCCAAACTTCCTGTAAGCAGATTGCAGCGTGATCTAACAGATAGTACCGTTTTAAGGAACATTGGAGTGCCTGTTGGTCACACTATTATCGCTTTTAAATCTACTTTAAAAGGCTTGAATAAGCTTTTATTAAATAAAGAAAAGTTGAATGAGGATCTTGAAAACAACTGGGCAGTAGTTGCTGAGGCAATTCAAACCATTTTAAGAAGGGAAGGTTACAAAAATCCGTATGAAGCTTTAAAGGGCTTGACCAGAACCAATGAAAGAATTACAGAAAAAAGCATGCAGGAATTTATTGATCAACTGGATGTATCAGACGATATAAAGAAGGAGCTTCATAAGATTACTCCTCAAAATTATACAGGAATATAA
- a CDS encoding SIR2 family NAD-dependent protein deacylase, producing the protein MKRIVVLTGAGISAESGIKTFRDENGLWEGHDVMEVASPLGWKNNIELVLDFYNQRRKQLLQVKPNAAHQALVKLQQAYDVQIITQNIDDLHERAGSSKVTHLHGELLKARSSFDENLVMDWKKDIKVGDFCEHNFQLRPHVVWFGEAVPMFQKAAEIAETADIVIVIGTSMQVYPAAGLVDFVPRSSPIYFIDPKPNISESKNLEIIKKTAVKGVPELIERLLNE; encoded by the coding sequence ATGAAAAGAATAGTTGTACTTACCGGAGCCGGAATTAGCGCTGAAAGTGGTATTAAAACTTTCAGGGATGAAAATGGATTGTGGGAGGGGCATGATGTGATGGAAGTAGCTTCTCCGCTGGGCTGGAAAAATAATATTGAGCTGGTTCTTGATTTTTACAATCAACGAAGAAAACAGTTACTACAGGTAAAACCCAATGCCGCACATCAGGCTTTAGTCAAGCTTCAACAAGCTTATGACGTCCAGATTATCACCCAAAATATTGATGATCTTCACGAAAGAGCAGGAAGTTCGAAGGTTACCCATCTCCATGGTGAATTACTTAAAGCCAGAAGCAGTTTTGATGAGAATCTTGTAATGGACTGGAAAAAAGATATAAAGGTTGGTGACTTTTGCGAGCATAATTTTCAGTTAAGGCCACATGTAGTTTGGTTTGGTGAAGCTGTACCAATGTTTCAAAAGGCTGCAGAGATCGCTGAAACTGCCGATATTGTGATCGTGATTGGCACCTCGATGCAGGTATATCCGGCTGCCGGACTTGTTGATTTTGTTCCACGGTCTTCCCCAATTTATTTTATAGATCCCAAACCAAATATTTCTGAAAGCAAAAACCTGGAGATTATAAAGAAAACAGCAGTAAAAGGTGTTCCTGAACTTATAGAAAGACTTTTAAATGAGTAA
- a CDS encoding CHRD domain-containing protein, producing the protein MKKFGLLVLSVIAFVGCDSDDDTPIDPPFEGETKEFQLSEISDSGVSGTATFTELEDNSVLLELEVEGTEAGDSHPAHIHFNSAAEGGDIAISLEPVDGETGISATEISSLDDGTQIDFETLVSFDGYINIHNSAEDLDTLLAQGDIGENELTGESVSYELATKDVEGISGTATFLERANGEALVVLDLEGTEEGNTHPAHIHMGAVADAPGDIAVTLTSVEGASGMSMSNISETDAEESISYEDLIAYDGYINVHQSAEDLETLIAQGNIGSNQ; encoded by the coding sequence ATGAAGAAGTTTGGTTTATTAGTATTATCAGTAATTGCCTTTGTAGGATGTGATAGTGATGATGACACACCCATTGATCCACCATTTGAAGGAGAAACCAAAGAGTTTCAACTTTCTGAAATTTCAGACTCTGGAGTTTCCGGTACGGCAACATTTACAGAGCTGGAAGACAATTCTGTATTATTGGAATTAGAGGTTGAAGGTACCGAGGCAGGTGATTCACATCCGGCGCATATTCATTTTAACTCAGCAGCAGAAGGAGGGGATATTGCTATTTCTCTTGAACCTGTAGATGGTGAGACAGGTATAAGTGCCACTGAAATTTCAAGCCTTGATGATGGAACCCAAATTGACTTTGAGACTTTGGTGAGCTTTGACGGATATATAAATATCCATAACAGCGCAGAGGATCTTGATACACTTCTTGCACAGGGAGATATCGGAGAAAATGAACTTACCGGAGAGTCTGTAAGTTATGAGCTCGCTACAAAAGATGTTGAAGGGATTAGCGGAACTGCTACATTTCTTGAAAGAGCGAATGGTGAAGCTTTAGTGGTCTTAGATCTTGAAGGAACTGAAGAAGGGAATACACATCCGGCACATATACACATGGGAGCTGTAGCCGATGCACCGGGCGACATAGCTGTTACCTTGACTTCTGTTGAAGGTGCTTCAGGGATGAGTATGAGCAATATTTCTGAAACTGATGCGGAAGAAAGTATTTCTTACGAAGATCTTATCGCTTATGACGGTTACATAAATGTACACCAAAGTGCAGAGGATCTAGAAACACTTATCGCTCAGGGAAATATTGGATCTAATCAGTAA